In Salipiger sp. CCB-MM3, the genomic stretch CATTATTGGCTGGTTGGAATGCGTGGCGGCGAGAAGGTCATAGAGGCCCTCTGCCGGATGTTCCCCGACGCAGATATCTACACGCATGTGGCGGACCCGTCGAAGCTCTCGGCGGTGCTGACAAAGCACCGTATCGTGGAGACACGTATCGGTCGTCTGCCGCTCGCCAAGAAGCTTTACCAGAAGTATCTGCCGTTGATGCCGCGCGCGCTCGAGGAGATTGATCTGTCGGGCTATGACCTCGTGATCTCGTCGGAGTCGGGCCCGGCCAAGGGGGTGATCGCGCCGCCGGATGCGCCGCATCTGTGCTACTGTCATTCGCCCATGCGCTACCTGTGGGACCAATATCACGTGTATCGCGGCGGCGCGGGGCTGATGACGCGGCTGATGATGCCGCAACTGGCGCACGGGTTGCGCAACTGGGATGTGAATAGTGCCGCACGAGTGGATGGCTTCGCCGCCAACTCAAACTTCGTCGCCAGCCGGATCCGAAAGTACTGGCGCCGCGAGTCGGATGTTGTCGCGCCGCCAGTGGCAATCGAAGATTTCTCGCCCGTGCCAAAGGACGAGCTTGGGGATTTCTACCTTTGGTGCGGTGAACTTGCGCCCTACAAGCGGCCCGATCTCGCGATCGAGGCGTTTCGTCGGCTCGACCTGCCGCTGG encodes the following:
- a CDS encoding glycosyltransferase, which gives rise to MKDFEIDVQDGRRVAIIHYWLVGMRGGEKVIEALCRMFPDADIYTHVADPSKLSAVLTKHRIVETRIGRLPLAKKLYQKYLPLMPRALEEIDLSGYDLVISSESGPAKGVIAPPDAPHLCYCHSPMRYLWDQYHVYRGGAGLMTRLMMPQLAHGLRNWDVNSAARVDGFAANSNFVASRIRKYWRRESDVVAPPVAIEDFSPVPKDELGDFYLWCGELAPYKRPDLAIEAFRRLDLPLVVIGGPDDAVNKLKAKAGPKTTFLGKAPFSVLKDHMARCKALVFPGEEDFGIVPVEVMASGRPVIAYGRGGALDSVVDGLTGLFFEEQSVDALVDSVERFERSGLADAGPRACVARAQDFSEVKFRAGIASSLARIGG